The following coding sequences are from one Lolium rigidum isolate FL_2022 chromosome 6, APGP_CSIRO_Lrig_0.1, whole genome shotgun sequence window:
- the LOC124663164 gene encoding chorismate mutase 1, chloroplastic-like: protein MELKAVSRTEALPAARHGAQGPSGVAFGSAGRKAPPRRPLLAATNNSVTPVARAEKQRVDQSEILTLDSIRNTLIRLEDSIIFGLLERAQYCYNADTYDSHSFHVDGFGGSLVEFMVTETEKLHAKVGRYKSPDEHPFFPEDLPEPLLPPIQYPTVLHPIADSININKEIWKMYFDEVLPRLVKEGSDGNSGSSALCDTTCLQALSKRIHYGKFVAEAKFQESPEDYRRAIIAQDGDQLMQLLTYETVERAIEHRVETKAKIFGQEVNIGAEAKGLPPVYKIRPSLVAGLYSNRIMPLTKDVQVAYLLRRLD from the exons ATGGAGCTCAAGGCTGTATCCAGGACGGAGGCGCTGCCCGCGGCCCGGCACGGCGCGCAGGGCCCCAGCGGCGTCGCCTTCGGGTCGGCCGGGAGGAAGGCGCCGCCGCGGCGGCCGCTGCTCGCCGCCACCAACAACTCCGTCACCCCCGTGGCCAG GGCGGAGAAGCAGAGGGTAGATCAAAGTGAAATATTGACCTTGGACAGTATCAGAAACACTTTGATTAGACTAGAAGACAGCATCATATTCGGTCTTCTGGAGAGAGCACAGTACTGTTACAATGCTGATACATATGATAGCCATTCTTTCCATGTGGATGGATTCGGGGGCTCTTTGGTCGAATTCATGGTTACAGAAACTGAGAAGCTACATGCAAAG GTTGGGAGATACAAGAGCCCAGATGAGCACCCATTCTTCCCGGAAGATCTACCCGAGCCACTTTTGCCGCCTATCCAGTATCCAACG GTTCTGCATCCCATTGCTGATTCCATTAATATCAACAAAGAGATTTGGAAAATGTATTTTGATGAAGTTCTTCCAAGACTAGTGAAAGAAGGAAGTGACGGCAATTCTGGATCGAGTGCTCTTTGTGACACGACCTGCTTGCAG GCACTCTCTAAAAGAATCCACTACGGGAAGTTTGTGGCAGAGGCCAAGTTTCAAGAGTCCCCCGAAGATTACAGGCGTGCAATAATAGCTCAG GACGGTGATCAGCTAATGCAGCTCCTCACCTATGAGacggttgagcgtgcaattgaacaTAGGGTGGAAACCAAGGCCAAAATATTTGGGCAAGAGGTGAATATAGGAGCGGAAGCCAAGGGCTTGCCACCTGTCTACAAGATCAGACCCAGCTTGGTCGCTGGACTGTACAGCAACAGGATTATGCCGCTAACCAAGGACGTCCAGGTAGCATACCTGCTAAGGAGGTTGGACTGA
- the LOC124668426 gene encoding anthocyanin 3'-O-beta-glucosyltransferase-like isoform X2, which yields MAAKDEQHQQSPLHILFFPFLAPGHLIPMADMAALFASRGVSFFDWSTDAAAEHGVPRLAFLGSSIFARSCSDSMLRNNPAESAPDDPDALVSLPGLPHHVELRRCQMMDPAKRPEHWAMFQSLDAADQKCFGEVINSFRDLEPDYVEHYQRTLGRRAWLVGPVALAGKDMAVRGTSAPSPDADSCLRWLDTKQPGSVVYVSFGTMTSFAPSELHQLARGLGLSGKNFVWVIARSGPDSSEWMPEGFAELMARGDRGFIIRGWAPQMLILNHPALGGFVTHCGWNSTLEAVSAGVPMVTWPRYADQFYNEKLVVEVLNVGVSVGAKNYASAMEAHEVIAGEVIAESIGRLMGGTEEGDTIQKRAKGLCVEARRAVENGGSSHSDVGRLVDELMARRSRVKVGEDISTN from the exons ATGGCTGCCAAAGATGAACAGCACCAGCAGTCACCGCTGCACATCCTCTTCTTCCCGTTCCTAGCCCCCGGCCACCTCATTCCGATGGCCGACATGGCCGCGCTCTTCGCCTCCCGCGGCGTCAG TTTCTTCGATTGGTCCACGGACGCCGCAGCGGAGCACGGTGTCCCGCGCCTGGcgttcctcggcagcagcatcttCGCGCGGTCCTGCAGCGACAGCATGCTGCGCAACAACCCGGCGGAGAGTGCCCCCGACGACCCCGACGCCCTCGTTTCCCTGCCAGGGCTGCCGCACCATGTCGAGCTGAGGCGGTGCCAAATGATGGACCCGGCCAAGAGGCCGGAGCACTGGGCAATGTTCCAGAGCTTGGACGCGGCGGACCAGAAGTGCTTCGGCGAGGTGATTAATAGCTTCCGCGATCTGGAGCCAGACTACGTCGAGCACTACCAGAGGACGCTCGGTCGCCGCGCGTGGCTCGTCGGGCCGGTCGCACTCGCCGGCAAGGACATGGCTGTAAGAGGCACCAGCGCGCCCTCGCCAGACGCAGACAGCTGCCTCCGGTGGCTAGACACCAAGCAGCCTGGCTCGGTAGTGTACGTCTCCTTCGGCACAATGACCAGTTTCGCACCATCCGAGCTACACCAGCTTGCTCGCGGCCTCGGCCTCTCAGGCAAGAATTTCGTGTGGGTGATTGCCCGCTCAGGCCCAGACTCTTCAGAGTGGATGCCTGAAGGCTTCGCCGAGCTGATGGCGCGTGGCGACCGCGGCTTCATCATCCGAGGCTGGGCACCGCAGATGCTCATCCTCAACCACCCGGCCCTCGGCGGGTTTGTCACGCATTGTGGTTGGAACTCGACTCTGGAGGCCGTGAGCGCCGGTGTTCCGATGGTCACGTGGCCACGCTACGCGGATCAGTTCTACAACGAGAAGCTCGTCGTGGAGGTGCTCAATGTGGGAGTCAGCGTCGGCGCCAAGAACTACGCATCGGCTATGGAGGCCCACGAGGTGATTGCCGGTGAGGTAATTGCTGAATCCATCGGGAGACTGATGGGCGGCACTGAGGAAGGCGACACGATACAAAAGAGGGCTAAAGGTCTCTGTGTGGAGGCGCGGAGAGCGGTGGAGAACGGCGGATCTTCCCACAGTGATGTTGGAAGGCTCGTGGATGAGTTGATGGCTAGGCGAAGCCGTGTGAAGGTTGGAGAAGACATCTCCACAAACTGA
- the LOC124668426 gene encoding scopoletin glucosyltransferase-like isoform X1 → MAAKDEQHQQSPLHILFFPFLAPGHLIPMADMAALFASRGVRCTILTTPVNAAIIRSAVDRANEALRGTGCPAIDISVVPFPDVGLPPGAENAMAVTSQSERGKFYQAVKQLREPFDRFLADFGRQDAVVSDSFFDWSTDAAAEHGVPRLAFLGSSIFARSCSDSMLRNNPAESAPDDPDALVSLPGLPHHVELRRCQMMDPAKRPEHWAMFQSLDAADQKCFGEVINSFRDLEPDYVEHYQRTLGRRAWLVGPVALAGKDMAVRGTSAPSPDADSCLRWLDTKQPGSVVYVSFGTMTSFAPSELHQLARGLGLSGKNFVWVIARSGPDSSEWMPEGFAELMARGDRGFIIRGWAPQMLILNHPALGGFVTHCGWNSTLEAVSAGVPMVTWPRYADQFYNEKLVVEVLNVGVSVGAKNYASAMEAHEVIAGEVIAESIGRLMGGTEEGDTIQKRAKGLCVEARRAVENGGSSHSDVGRLVDELMARRSRVKVGEDISTN, encoded by the coding sequence ATGGCTGCCAAAGATGAACAGCACCAGCAGTCACCGCTGCACATCCTCTTCTTCCCGTTCCTAGCCCCCGGCCACCTCATTCCGATGGCCGACATGGCCGCGCTCTTCGCCTCCCGCGGCGTCAGGTGCACCATACTCACCACGCCCGTCAACGCTGCCATCATCCGCTCGGCCGTCGATCGTGCCAACGAAGCTCTCCGCGGCACCGGCTGTCCGGCCATCGACATCTCCGTCGTGCCTTTCCCTGACGTCGGGTTGCCGCCAGGTGCCGAGAACGCCATGGCCGTTACATCGCAGAGCGAGCGCGGCAAGTTCTATCAAGCGGTGAAACAGCTCCGAGAGCCCTTCGATCGGTTCTTGGCCGACTTTGGCCGCCAAGACGCCGTCGTGTCGGACAGTTTCTTCGATTGGTCCACGGACGCCGCAGCGGAGCACGGTGTCCCGCGCCTGGcgttcctcggcagcagcatcttCGCGCGGTCCTGCAGCGACAGCATGCTGCGCAACAACCCGGCGGAGAGTGCCCCCGACGACCCCGACGCCCTCGTTTCCCTGCCAGGGCTGCCGCACCATGTCGAGCTGAGGCGGTGCCAAATGATGGACCCGGCCAAGAGGCCGGAGCACTGGGCAATGTTCCAGAGCTTGGACGCGGCGGACCAGAAGTGCTTCGGCGAGGTGATTAATAGCTTCCGCGATCTGGAGCCAGACTACGTCGAGCACTACCAGAGGACGCTCGGTCGCCGCGCGTGGCTCGTCGGGCCGGTCGCACTCGCCGGCAAGGACATGGCTGTAAGAGGCACCAGCGCGCCCTCGCCAGACGCAGACAGCTGCCTCCGGTGGCTAGACACCAAGCAGCCTGGCTCGGTAGTGTACGTCTCCTTCGGCACAATGACCAGTTTCGCACCATCCGAGCTACACCAGCTTGCTCGCGGCCTCGGCCTCTCAGGCAAGAATTTCGTGTGGGTGATTGCCCGCTCAGGCCCAGACTCTTCAGAGTGGATGCCTGAAGGCTTCGCCGAGCTGATGGCGCGTGGCGACCGCGGCTTCATCATCCGAGGCTGGGCACCGCAGATGCTCATCCTCAACCACCCGGCCCTCGGCGGGTTTGTCACGCATTGTGGTTGGAACTCGACTCTGGAGGCCGTGAGCGCCGGTGTTCCGATGGTCACGTGGCCACGCTACGCGGATCAGTTCTACAACGAGAAGCTCGTCGTGGAGGTGCTCAATGTGGGAGTCAGCGTCGGCGCCAAGAACTACGCATCGGCTATGGAGGCCCACGAGGTGATTGCCGGTGAGGTAATTGCTGAATCCATCGGGAGACTGATGGGCGGCACTGAGGAAGGCGACACGATACAAAAGAGGGCTAAAGGTCTCTGTGTGGAGGCGCGGAGAGCGGTGGAGAACGGCGGATCTTCCCACAGTGATGTTGGAAGGCTCGTGGATGAGTTGATGGCTAGGCGAAGCCGTGTGAAGGTTGGAGAAGACATCTCCACAAACTGA